From one Perca flavescens isolate YP-PL-M2 chromosome 4, PFLA_1.0, whole genome shotgun sequence genomic stretch:
- the LOC114553694 gene encoding cytochrome c oxidase subunit NDUFA4, giving the protein MQLSRDILQFNLIKLSSLYSLTRSVWAENRCSTVPTTRICLPSYVSLWSGTNAFLLCPQLIPQFFFLSLGITGATFYLIRLARGPHVTLWDKKNNPEPWNRLDPTYQYKFVAVNTDYKNLKKDGPDF; this is encoded by the exons ATGCAGCTGAGTAGAGACATCCTTCAGTTCAACCTGATCAAACTGTCATCTCTCTACAGCTTGACTAGATCTGTGTGGGCTGAGAACAGATGTTCGACAGTG CCAACCACTAGAATATGTTTACCTTCATATGTCTCTCTGTGGTCTGGGACTAATGCCTTCCTCCTCTGTCCTCAGTTAATTCCCCAATTTTTCTTCCTGAGTCTGGGCATCACAGGGGCCACCTTCTATCTGATCCGCCTGGCAAGAGGACCTCATGTCAC CCTATGGGACAAGAAAAACAACCCAGAGCCCTGGAACAGACTCGACCCAACCTACCAGTACAAG TTTGTGGCTGTCAACACGGACTACAAGAACCTGAAGAAAGATGGCCCTGACTTCTAA